Within the Desulfobacterales bacterium genome, the region TTGTCTTTTTTCTTCTTGCAATCCTGTATTTTTCAGGGGCGATGGAACATGCGCATTAATCGCGTGTGAATGTTGAAGCATTACAGTATGGATGCACTGTTTTTGATAATGGGAAACCTGGAAGAAGCAAACTAGTAAATTTTAAAAGGAGGTAATTTTCATGGGAGCTGAAGCATTACAATTTTTTGCTGCATGTGCTATCGCTGCAGGCTTTGGAATCGGAATCGCTGCACTGGGTTGTGGTATCGGCCAGGGCCTTGGCCTCAAGGGCGCTGTGGAAGGCGTTGCACGGAATCCGGAATCTTCCGGTAAAGTCACTGTTACCATGCTGATCGGTCTGGCAATGATCGAATCTCTGACCATTTATGCACTGGTTATTTCTCTGATTCTGATCTATGCGCATCCGCAGGCAAGCGCGATTGCAGCACTGTTTGGTGCAAAATAGAGCAATACGCGAAAAACTGATAATGAAATGAAACAGGGTTGGTCCCGAAAAGGGGTCAGCCCTGTTTTAGTCTGTGGGGGGGCAATTTGATGCCATGACCATGGACTTTTTGTTTTTTCGATTTAAATTTGATGGGTTATGGATACATCAGAATCGAAATCAGAAAATTGAGGATGGTGAAATATAATTCAAATTGATCCATAGGGGGTGAAGGTGTTACGATTGAGCCATCCCTGACTGAAACCTGGGGTTTGATCATAAGTTCGGCCACGTTGTCGCGGCCATAGATCGGAACTATGGCCGAAGTGATGATCGAGTCCGAAACCTGCCTGACAGTCTTGAACGTATTTTTTTCGATAAACGTTTTTCCCAATGTTAATAAACTCATGCGGTATCCGGGTCAAGTTTTCCTTCCGGCCGACAACCTGAAAAAGTTTAGACGAGTTTTATCCGGAGTAAATTTTAAGGAGAAATGATATGAATTCCAATGGATTAAACCCGTTTTTTCATCCGAAAAGCGTGGTTGTGATCGGTGCATCCGATCAACCCGGCAAACTGGGGCATGTGATATTGAACAATATCGTCAATGGCGGCTACCCGGGAACTGTTTATCCGGTCAATCCCAAACAGGAGAAAATTCTGGGCCTGACCTGTTACAGCGCGGTCGGCCAGGTGCCGGATCAGGTCGACCTGGCGGTGGTGATTGTTCCGGCACGGTTTGTGCCCCAGGTTATTACCGAATGCGGGAAAAAGCGCGTCAAGGCGGCTATTATCGTTTCCGGAGGATTCAGGGAGATCGGTAAGGAAGGTGAAGCGCTTCAGCAGGCTGTTTTTGAGAATGCTCAAGCCTGGGGGATCAGGGTGCTGGGGCCGAACTGCCAGGGGGTGAACAACCCGTACCATCCTTTGTGCGCCTCATGGCCGCTTTTGACCGGCAGGGGGCGGGTGGCGGTCATCAGCCAGAGCGGTACCGTGGGGGCGGCCATGATGGACTGGTTTACCGAAGAGCACCTGGGGGTATCGGGATTTGTGAGTATGGGCAACCGGGTCGATGTGGATGAAGCTGACCTGATCCGGTATTTTCAAACCGATTCCAACACAAAAGTGATTGCCCTGTATATGGAAGGCGTCAAGAACCCGGAACGGTTTCAGAAGGCGGTTGACGGGTTGACCAAGCCCCTGGTGGTGCTTAAATCCGGCCGCACGCCGAAGGGAAAACTGGCGGCGCAGTCGCACACCCGGTCCCTGGCCGGCGCGGATGCGGTCTATTCGGCCCTGTTTCAGCGATGCGGCATCTGCCGGGCCGATACCATGGAAGAATTTTTTGATATGGCAAAGGCGCTGGCGTATCTGAAAAAACCAGTTGGCCGCCGGATCATGTTCGTCACGACCTCCGGGGGGGCCGGAATCCTGGCGGTGGATGCCGCTGAGCAAATGGGATTTGACATCCCGCCGCTTCCCGAAGAACTGATTCGTCAGCTGGATGAGATCATTCCCCCGCAGGCAATCCGGAACAACCCCCTGGACCTGACCGGTGATGCCAATGCCCGGATGTTTGAGGCTGTCATTCAAAAGGCCCGCCCGTTTTATGATACCTTGGGCATTATTTTCGGGGACCCGGTGGCTGATGCGTCCAGTGCCGTGACTCCGGAGGCCCATGAACTGGTCGTATTCATGGGTGGGGCGGATGTGGAGCGAAAGGAAAAAATCAAGATGCATGAGCAGGGGATTCCCGTGTTCCCGACGCCTGAAAGGGCGGTGAATGCCATGGCGCAGCTGCTTCCGCCCACTTCAGATTCAAAGCCGGTCTTCAGTAACCTGCCGGAAACAACCGCCCGCATCCATCTGGGGTTTTTTGAGAGCATCAGCTTTTTGAAGGATAAGGGCATTTGCTGCGTATCCGCCCGGTTGGCTCAAACCGCGGATGAGGCCGTTTGCCATGCGGATGAACTGGGCTATCCGGTTGTATTGAAAATCGAATCGCCGGATGTCATGCATAAATCCGATGTGGGCGGTGTGCGGTTGAACCTGAATACGGCTGACGAGGTCAAGGTGGCCTTTATTGAAATGACCGGTTCGTTTTGTCAGGAACATCCAAAATGGGAGATTCGTGGGGGGGGTGTCAGTGCCATGGCGCCGCCATCGGGTCTTGAGGTGATCATGGGATTCATCCGGGACCCCCAGTTCGGGCCGGTGATGCTGTTTGGCCTGGGAGGGGTGCTGGTGGAACTGGTTCAGGATGTCAGCACGCGGCTGCTGCCGCTCACCCGGCAGGAGGCACTGGATATGATGGG harbors:
- the atpE gene encoding ATP synthase F0 subunit C gives rise to the protein MGAEALQFFAACAIAAGFGIGIAALGCGIGQGLGLKGAVEGVARNPESSGKVTVTMLIGLAMIESLTIYALVISLILIYAHPQASAIAALFGAK
- a CDS encoding acetate--CoA ligase family protein, encoding MNSNGLNPFFHPKSVVVIGASDQPGKLGHVILNNIVNGGYPGTVYPVNPKQEKILGLTCYSAVGQVPDQVDLAVVIVPARFVPQVITECGKKRVKAAIIVSGGFREIGKEGEALQQAVFENAQAWGIRVLGPNCQGVNNPYHPLCASWPLLTGRGRVAVISQSGTVGAAMMDWFTEEHLGVSGFVSMGNRVDVDEADLIRYFQTDSNTKVIALYMEGVKNPERFQKAVDGLTKPLVVLKSGRTPKGKLAAQSHTRSLAGADAVYSALFQRCGICRADTMEEFFDMAKALAYLKKPVGRRIMFVTTSGGAGILAVDAAEQMGFDIPPLPEELIRQLDEIIPPQAIRNNPLDLTGDANARMFEAVIQKARPFYDTLGIIFGDPVADASSAVTPEAHELVVFMGGADVERKEKIKMHEQGIPVFPTPERAVNAMAQLLPPTSDSKPVFSNLPETTARIHLGFFESISFLKDKGICCVSARLAQTADEAVCHADELGYPVVLKIESPDVMHKSDVGGVRLNLNTADEVKVAFIEMTGSFCQEHPKWEIRGGGVSAMAPPSGLEVIMGFIRDPQFGPVMLFGLGGVLVELVQDVSTRLLPLTRQEALDMMGEIRGAVLLKGYRGRPPVDVNALADLLVRLAEIARVHEDIVEMDLNPVLAYPSGALVVDARILKR